The following are encoded in a window of Rissa tridactyla isolate bRisTri1 chromosome 3, bRisTri1.patW.cur.20221130, whole genome shotgun sequence genomic DNA:
- the KCNG3 gene encoding potassium voltage-gated channel subfamily G member 3 isoform X1, whose amino-acid sequence MNFGRGPPVVLNVGGTRYSFSREVLKDFPLRRVSRLHGCLSEQDVLEVCDDYDRERNEYFFDRHSEAFGFIMLYVRHGHLRFVPHMCELSFYNEMIYWGLEGSHLDYCCQRRLDDRMSETCTYYAAEEPPGEAAGGPEGKGRRPAAAEGGKWLERMRRTFEEPTSSVAAQVLATVSILFVIVSMVVLCASTLPEWRAAENRSVEEQSRYTAESVREPSGIIEAICIGWFTAECIVRFIVSKNKCEFVRRPLNIIDLLAITPYYISVLMTVFTGENSQLQRAGVTLRVLRMMRIFWVIKLARHFIGLQTLGLTLKRCYREMVMLLVFICVAMAIFSALSQLLENGLDLGTKNKDYASIPAACWWVIISMTTVGYGDMCPITVPGRILGGICVVSGIVLLALPITFIYHSFVQCYHELKFRSARYSRSLSAEFLN is encoded by the exons ATGAACTTTGGCCGCGGCCCCCCGGTGGTGTTGAACGTCGGGGGCACCCGGTACTCCTTCTCCCGGGAGGTGCTGAAGGATTTCCCGCTGCGGCGGGTGAGCCGCCTGCACGGCTGCCTCTCGGAGCAGGACGTGCTGGAGGTGTGCGACGACTACGACCGGGAGCGGAACGAGTACTTCTTCGACCGGCACTCGGAGGCCTTCGGCTTCATCATGCTCTACGTGCGGCACGGCCACCTGCGCTTCGTGCCGCACATGTGCGAGCTCTCCTTCTACAACGAGATGATCTACTGGGGGCTGGAGGGCTCCCACCTCGACTACTGCTGCCAGCGCCGCCTCGACGACCGCATGTCCGAGACGTGCACCTACTACGCGGCGGAGGAgccgccgggggaggcggcgggcggccccgagGGCAAGGGCCGGCGGCCGGCGGCCGCCGAGGGCGGCAAGTGGCtggagaggatgaggaggacTTTCGAGGAGCCCACGTCTTCCGTGGCCGCCCAGGTCCTGGCCACCGTCTCCATCCTCTTCGTCATCGTGTCCATGGTGGTGCTGTGCGCCAGCACCCTGCCCGAGTGGCGGGCGGCGGAGAACCGCAGCgtggaggagcagagcaggtacACAGCAGAGTCAGTGAGGGAGCCCTCAGG GATAATTGAAGCTATCTGCATAGGCTGGTTCACTGCAGAGTGCATTGTGAGGTTCATCGTCTCCAAAAACAAGTGTGAGTTTGTCAGAAGACCTCTCAACATCATTGATTTACTGGCAATTACTCCTTACTACATCTCTGTTCTAATGACAGTTTTCACAGGGGAGAATTCACAGCTTCAGAGGGCTGGAGTCACCTTGAGGGTCTTAAGAATGATGAGGATTTTTTGGGTGATTAAACTGGCTCGTCATTTCATTGGCCTTCAAACACTTGGTCTGACTCTGAAGCGTTGTTACAGAGAGATGGTGATGCTACTTGTCTTTATCTGTGTTGCTATGGCAATTTTCAGTGCACTTTCCCAGCTTCTTGAAAATGGGCTGGACTTGGGAACAAAGAATAAGGATTATGCCAGCATTCCTGCTGCTTGTTGGTGGGTGATCATCTCGATGACCACGGTTGGTTATGGTGACATGTGTCCCATCACTGTACCAGGAAGGATTCTTGGAGGAATTTGTGTGGTTAGTGGCATCGTTTTATTAGCCTTGCCGATCACTTTCATTTATCACAGCTTTGTGCAATGCTACCATGAGCTCAAGTTCCGATCCGCTAGGTACAGTAGAAGCCTCTCTGCTGAATTCTTAAATTGA
- the KCNG3 gene encoding potassium voltage-gated channel subfamily G member 3 isoform X2, with translation MNFGRGPPVVLNVGGTRYSFSREVLKDFPLRRVSRLHGCLSEQDVLEVCDDYDRERNEYFFDRHSEAFGFIMLYVRHGHLRFVPHMCELSFYNEMIYWGLEGSHLDYCCQRRLDDRMSETCTYYAAEEPPGEAAGGPEGKGRRPAAAEGGKWLERMRRTFEEPTSSVAAQVLATVSILFVIVSMVVLCASTLPEWRAAENRSVEEQSRIIEAICIGWFTAECIVRFIVSKNKCEFVRRPLNIIDLLAITPYYISVLMTVFTGENSQLQRAGVTLRVLRMMRIFWVIKLARHFIGLQTLGLTLKRCYREMVMLLVFICVAMAIFSALSQLLENGLDLGTKNKDYASIPAACWWVIISMTTVGYGDMCPITVPGRILGGICVVSGIVLLALPITFIYHSFVQCYHELKFRSARYSRSLSAEFLN, from the exons ATGAACTTTGGCCGCGGCCCCCCGGTGGTGTTGAACGTCGGGGGCACCCGGTACTCCTTCTCCCGGGAGGTGCTGAAGGATTTCCCGCTGCGGCGGGTGAGCCGCCTGCACGGCTGCCTCTCGGAGCAGGACGTGCTGGAGGTGTGCGACGACTACGACCGGGAGCGGAACGAGTACTTCTTCGACCGGCACTCGGAGGCCTTCGGCTTCATCATGCTCTACGTGCGGCACGGCCACCTGCGCTTCGTGCCGCACATGTGCGAGCTCTCCTTCTACAACGAGATGATCTACTGGGGGCTGGAGGGCTCCCACCTCGACTACTGCTGCCAGCGCCGCCTCGACGACCGCATGTCCGAGACGTGCACCTACTACGCGGCGGAGGAgccgccgggggaggcggcgggcggccccgagGGCAAGGGCCGGCGGCCGGCGGCCGCCGAGGGCGGCAAGTGGCtggagaggatgaggaggacTTTCGAGGAGCCCACGTCTTCCGTGGCCGCCCAGGTCCTGGCCACCGTCTCCATCCTCTTCGTCATCGTGTCCATGGTGGTGCTGTGCGCCAGCACCCTGCCCGAGTGGCGGGCGGCGGAGAACCGCAGCgtggaggagcagagcag GATAATTGAAGCTATCTGCATAGGCTGGTTCACTGCAGAGTGCATTGTGAGGTTCATCGTCTCCAAAAACAAGTGTGAGTTTGTCAGAAGACCTCTCAACATCATTGATTTACTGGCAATTACTCCTTACTACATCTCTGTTCTAATGACAGTTTTCACAGGGGAGAATTCACAGCTTCAGAGGGCTGGAGTCACCTTGAGGGTCTTAAGAATGATGAGGATTTTTTGGGTGATTAAACTGGCTCGTCATTTCATTGGCCTTCAAACACTTGGTCTGACTCTGAAGCGTTGTTACAGAGAGATGGTGATGCTACTTGTCTTTATCTGTGTTGCTATGGCAATTTTCAGTGCACTTTCCCAGCTTCTTGAAAATGGGCTGGACTTGGGAACAAAGAATAAGGATTATGCCAGCATTCCTGCTGCTTGTTGGTGGGTGATCATCTCGATGACCACGGTTGGTTATGGTGACATGTGTCCCATCACTGTACCAGGAAGGATTCTTGGAGGAATTTGTGTGGTTAGTGGCATCGTTTTATTAGCCTTGCCGATCACTTTCATTTATCACAGCTTTGTGCAATGCTACCATGAGCTCAAGTTCCGATCCGCTAGGTACAGTAGAAGCCTCTCTGCTGAATTCTTAAATTGA